A region from the Diadema setosum chromosome 13, eeDiaSeto1, whole genome shotgun sequence genome encodes:
- the LOC140236647 gene encoding uncharacterized protein — MDDRDFDDILKVVASDVHDDSAIEELGKALGFRLGEISTFLKTNMRYGEVTNRGTLQMLRKWQQNVSKAEETSLLRQKLIEAGLRRVADDHLPGAVHSAAQTRPQASRAPAQAATSSIVTDHQIIELSSILPGGNYTNLAVALGISLSESSNIKRQHLLDNKAATEELLNAWKTRTGGRIDELDQALREAQCAGLTDQYKD; from the exons ATGGATGACAGGGATTTTGACGACATCCTGAAGGTAGTGGCCTCGGACGTACACGATGACTCGGCGATCGAAGAATTGGGAAAGGCCTTGGGATTCAGACTCGGAGAAATCTCGACATTCCTTAAGACGAACATGCGATACGGAGAAGTCACGAACAGGGGCACGCTGCAGATGCTTCGAAAATGGCAGCAGAATGTGAGTAAAGCAGAAGAGACGTCCCTATTGCGACAGAAACTGATCGAAGCCGGTCTCAGGAGAGTGGCGGACGATCATCTCCCTGGCGCAG tgcaCTCTGCAGCCCAAACACGACCACAGGCATCCCGGGCACCAGCCCAGGCAGCGACATCGTCTAT cGTTACAGATCATCAGATCATCGAACTGTCGAGCATCCTTCCCGGAGGAAATTACACCAACTTAGCAGTAGCCCTTGGCATCAGTCTATCCGAGTCTAGCAATATCAAGAGGCAACACTTACTGGACAATAAAGCAGCGACTGAGGAACTCTTGAACGCTTGGAAAACCCGAACCGGAGGTCGCATCGACGAGCTAGATCAGGCTTTGAGAGAGGCCCAGTGTGCCGGATTGACAGATCAGTACAAAGATTAA
- the LOC140237179 gene encoding uncharacterized protein, producing MGDRDFDDILKAVATDVHDDLAIEEFGKALGFRLVKTKMRRYGEFTNRDTLQMLRKWQKNVGKAKERSLLRQKLIDAGLRRVADRHLPETAQATSQAARPSIITDLQIIELSNFFPLDKYDKLAVHLGLSIEDAHSIDEKYKDKKATKVLLMTWKRRKGGRIEELDTALKNMLHIPEPLGRIRQDSYVTESQIIKLSTLIPPSSYMDLAVVLGYGFAEFEAIMARNMSDTMKATVELLNTWKTRTRGPTNELDLALIAAMCGGVIEQYKQ from the exons ATGGGTGACAGGGATTTTGACGACATCCTGAAGGCAGTGGCCACGGATGTACACGATGATTTGGCCATCGAAGAATTTGGAAAGGCATTGGGATTCAGGCTCGTTAAGACAAAAATGCGGCGATACGGAGAATTCACGAACAGGGATACGCTGCAGATGCTTCGAAAATGGCAAAAGAATGTAGGTAAAGCAAAAGAGAGGTCCCTATTGCGACAGAAACTGATCGACGCCGGTCTCAGGAGAGTGGCAGACCGTCATCTCCCCGAAACAG CCCAGGCCACATCCCAGGCCGCGAGACCATCTAT TATTACAGATCTTCAGATCATCGAACTGTCAAATTTCTTTCCCCTGGATAAGTACGACAAATTAGCAGTACACCTTGGCTTAAGTATCGAAGATGCCCACAGTATCgatgaaaagtacaaagacaagaAAGCAACTAAAGTACTCTTGATGACTTGGAAACGCCGAAAAGGAGGTCGCATCGAAGAACTCGATACGGCTTTGAAAAATATGCTGCATATCCCTGAACCACTTGG GAGGATAAGGCAGGACAGCTACGTTACAGAAAGCCAGATCATCAAACTGTCAACGCTCATTCCCCCGTCATCATACATGGATCTAGCAGTAGTCCTCGGCTACGGTTTTGCTGAGTTCGAAGCTATCATGGCAAGGAACATGTCGGACACGATGAAGGCGACAGTGGAGCTCTTGAATACCTGGAAAACTAGAACTAGAGGTCCCACCAACGAACTCGATCTGGCACTGATAGCGGCCATGTGTGGCGGAGTGATAGAGCAGTACAAACAATAA